In a single window of the Natronosalvus caseinilyticus genome:
- the rpoA2 gene encoding DNA-directed RNA polymerase subunit A'' codes for MTETENVFIQDYDVDDDAVVIVEDSELPRRLKDRVYAVLEEKGDVTIEQAQDIVNAVETEYVETRVDPLDPVGTVSAQSIGEPGTQLTMNTFHYAGVAEIDVTQGLPRLIELVDARKTPDTPTMQVHLTEEYATEREKAHEVVWNIEATKILALGDVSTNVADMRVQIDLNQDTLEERLITAEEVAEIIEDSLGVSTTQQGTQIEFGPEEPSYRDLLQLVEELRDITFKGIEDISRVVIRREDLEVETDDGVEEREEFVLYTEGSAFGDVLSIEGVDASRTTCNNIHEIHRNLGIEAAREAIIEETNNTLAEQGLDDVNVRHLMLVADMMTNEGTIESIGRHGISGSKDSVLARAAFEVTVNHLLNAAIHGEIDELDGVTENVIVGKPIKLGTGDVDLRMGSSPNRAD; via the coding sequence ATGACTGAGACCGAGAACGTCTTCATCCAGGACTACGACGTCGACGACGACGCCGTCGTCATCGTCGAGGATAGCGAACTCCCTCGACGGCTCAAGGATCGCGTCTACGCGGTGCTCGAGGAGAAGGGAGACGTGACGATTGAGCAGGCCCAGGATATCGTCAACGCCGTCGAGACCGAGTACGTCGAGACGCGCGTCGACCCGCTCGACCCCGTCGGGACCGTCAGTGCCCAGTCCATCGGGGAGCCTGGGACGCAGCTGACGATGAACACGTTCCACTACGCGGGGGTCGCCGAGATCGACGTTACCCAGGGACTGCCCCGACTGATCGAGCTCGTCGACGCCCGGAAGACGCCCGATACGCCGACGATGCAGGTCCACCTCACAGAGGAGTACGCGACCGAGCGCGAGAAAGCTCACGAGGTCGTCTGGAACATCGAGGCGACGAAGATCCTCGCGCTGGGTGACGTGTCGACGAACGTCGCCGACATGCGCGTTCAGATCGACCTGAACCAGGACACGCTCGAGGAGCGACTCATCACGGCCGAGGAGGTCGCCGAGATCATCGAGGACTCCCTGGGCGTGTCGACGACCCAGCAGGGGACCCAGATCGAGTTCGGCCCCGAAGAGCCGTCCTACCGGGACCTCCTCCAGCTGGTCGAGGAGCTTCGGGACATCACGTTCAAGGGCATCGAGGACATCTCGCGGGTCGTCATCCGCCGGGAGGACCTCGAGGTCGAGACCGACGACGGCGTCGAGGAGCGCGAGGAGTTCGTCCTCTACACCGAGGGGTCGGCCTTCGGCGACGTGCTCTCGATCGAGGGCGTCGACGCCTCGCGGACGACCTGTAACAACATCCACGAGATTCACCGCAACCTCGGCATCGAGGCCGCCCGCGAGGCGATCATCGAGGAGACGAACAACACGCTGGCCGAGCAGGGGCTCGACGACGTGAACGTTCGTCACCTGATGCTGGTCGCCGACATGATGACCAACGAGGGGACCATCGAGTCCATCGGCCGGCACGGCATCTCGGGCTCGAAGGACTCCGTGCTCGCCCGCGCGGCGTTCGAGGTGACGGTCAACCACCTGCTCAACGCCGCGATCCACGGCGAAATCGACGAACTCGACGGCGTCACCGAGAACGTCATCGTCGGCAAGCCGATCAAGCTCGGCACCGGCGACGTCGACCTCCGGATGGGGTCGTCGCCGAACCGGGCGGACTGA
- a CDS encoding NusA-like transcription termination signal-binding factor: MTITLEDDARQFIARFEDVSGISGQDCLVFEDRLVIVAPPGTMGQAVGARGQHVEQFERQTGRSVRLVEGSSDPEAFVANALAPAAVRNVTLSENETTVAYVEVAEDDRGVAIGTDGQRIEDARTLAERHFGIDDVQLA, encoded by the coding sequence ATGACCATCACCCTCGAGGACGACGCCCGCCAGTTCATCGCCCGCTTCGAGGACGTCTCCGGCATCTCCGGCCAGGACTGTCTCGTCTTCGAGGACCGCCTGGTGATCGTCGCCCCTCCGGGGACGATGGGGCAGGCGGTCGGCGCCCGCGGCCAGCACGTCGAGCAGTTCGAGCGCCAGACGGGGCGATCCGTGCGGCTAGTCGAAGGCTCGAGCGACCCCGAAGCCTTCGTGGCGAACGCGCTGGCGCCTGCAGCGGTCCGCAACGTTACGCTCAGCGAGAACGAGACGACGGTCGCCTACGTCGAAGTTGCCGAGGACGATCGCGGAGTGGCAATCGGCACCGACGGCCAGCGGATCGAGGACGCCCGAACGCTCGCTGAGCGTCACTTTGGGATCGACGACGTGCAGTTAGCCTGA
- a CDS encoding alpha-hydroxy-acid oxidizing protein, translated as MTDDGPTYGRERLTEIYTQGMLAGQPPSLPPSYEALEAAAEAELEPEAFGYVAGSAGAERTKAANRTAFEQWRIVPRMLRDVATRDLSVDLFGETYPAPVALAPIGVQSILHEEAELGSARAAAGLGLPFVQSTAASETLEDVADAVGDSPAWFQLYWSSDRDVTESFVSRAADAGYEALVVTVDTPIISWRERDVEQAYLPFLDGEGVANYFSDPTFRDLLADPPEENPDAAVMKFVDVFGDASLTWDDLQWLAGLTDLPILVKGIVHPDDAILAFESGADGVIVSNHGGRQVDNALPAIEALPRVVDRLADSGYGDAPVLFDSGIRRGADAVMALALGAEMVLLGRPYVYGLAIDGEDGVREVCRNFLADLDLTLGLAGHASVAELERSSIVPADGSFELE; from the coding sequence ATGACCGACGACGGGCCAACCTACGGCCGGGAACGGCTGACCGAGATCTACACGCAGGGAATGCTCGCCGGACAGCCGCCATCGCTGCCGCCGTCCTACGAGGCGCTCGAGGCGGCCGCGGAGGCGGAACTTGAGCCGGAGGCGTTCGGCTACGTCGCGGGAAGTGCCGGTGCCGAACGAACGAAAGCGGCGAACCGGACGGCGTTCGAGCAGTGGCGGATCGTTCCGCGGATGCTCAGGGACGTCGCTACGCGGGACCTCTCGGTCGACCTGTTCGGCGAAACCTACCCCGCGCCGGTCGCGCTGGCGCCGATCGGGGTGCAGTCGATCCTTCACGAGGAGGCGGAACTCGGATCGGCGCGGGCAGCCGCTGGTCTCGGCTTGCCGTTCGTCCAGAGCACCGCCGCCTCCGAGACGCTCGAGGACGTCGCCGACGCGGTCGGGGACTCACCAGCGTGGTTCCAGTTGTACTGGAGTTCGGATCGCGACGTGACGGAGAGCTTCGTCTCGCGTGCGGCGGACGCGGGATACGAGGCGCTGGTCGTCACCGTCGACACGCCGATCATTAGCTGGCGCGAACGCGACGTCGAACAGGCGTACCTCCCGTTCCTCGACGGCGAGGGCGTCGCGAACTACTTCTCGGATCCCACCTTTCGGGACCTGCTCGCCGACCCGCCCGAGGAGAACCCCGACGCCGCGGTCATGAAATTCGTGGACGTCTTCGGCGACGCCTCGCTCACGTGGGACGATCTCCAGTGGCTCGCCGGGCTGACCGACCTGCCGATCCTGGTCAAGGGGATCGTCCACCCGGACGACGCCATTCTGGCGTTCGAGTCCGGCGCCGACGGCGTGATCGTCTCGAACCACGGCGGTCGCCAGGTCGACAACGCGCTCCCCGCAATTGAGGCGCTCCCTCGAGTGGTCGACCGGCTGGCCGACAGCGGGTACGGCGATGCTCCGGTCCTCTTCGACAGCGGCATCCGTCGCGGTGCAGACGCCGTCATGGCCCTCGCTCTCGGTGCCGAGATGGTGCTTCTGGGACGTCCTTACGTCTACGGACTCGCGATCGACGGCGAAGACGGGGTGCGGGAAGTCTGCCGGAACTTCCTGGCGGATCTCGACCTGACGCTCGGGCTGGCGGGTCACGCGTCCGTTGCGGAGCTGGAACGGTCGTCGATCGTCCCCGCCGACGGTTCGTTCGAACTCGAGTGA
- a CDS encoding 30S ribosomal protein S12, protein MANGKYAARKLKKDRQNQRWSDSDYARRARGLREKSDPLEGAPQARGIVLEKVGIEAKQPNSAIRKCVRVQLIKNGKQVTAFCPGDGAISFIDEHDEVTIAGIGGAKGRAMGDLSGVNYKVDKVNGVAMLELVRGNAEKPVR, encoded by the coding sequence ATGGCAAACGGCAAATACGCCGCGCGCAAACTCAAGAAGGACCGCCAGAACCAGCGGTGGTCCGACTCTGACTACGCGCGCCGAGCACGCGGCCTGCGCGAGAAATCGGACCCGCTCGAGGGTGCGCCCCAGGCTCGCGGTATCGTCCTCGAAAAGGTCGGCATCGAAGCGAAACAGCCCAACTCGGCCATCCGAAAGTGTGTCCGCGTCCAGCTGATCAAGAACGGCAAGCAGGTCACGGCGTTCTGTCCTGGCGACGGGGCGATCTCGTTCATCGACGAACACGACGAGGTCACCATCGCCGGTATCGGTGGCGCGAAGGGTCGTGCCATGGGTGACCTCTCGGGCGTCAACTACAAGGTCGACAAGGTCAACGGTGTCGCCATGCTCGAACTGGTTCGCGGCAACGCAGAGAAACCGGTGCGATAA
- a CDS encoding 30S ribosomal protein S7 yields MSEQEQPEPDAPAGGSDLTAKLFGTWDVSEIAYNDPSTERYLAVTPIAHTAGRHASKQFKKSELSVVERLANRLMQTEENTGKKQQTLKIIRDAFEIVNDRTEENPVQVLVTAVENAAPREETVRLKYGGISVPKAVDVAPQRRVDQALKFIAEGAHSASFKSPTSASEALASQLIGASNYDVQTYAINQKEEKERVAAAAR; encoded by the coding sequence ATGAGCGAACAGGAACAACCCGAACCCGACGCGCCCGCCGGCGGCAGCGACCTCACTGCAAAGCTCTTTGGTACGTGGGACGTCTCCGAGATCGCCTACAACGACCCCTCGACCGAGCGCTACCTGGCGGTGACGCCAATCGCGCACACGGCGGGTCGCCACGCGAGCAAGCAGTTCAAGAAGTCCGAACTCTCCGTCGTCGAGCGACTGGCCAACCGCCTGATGCAGACCGAGGAGAACACGGGCAAGAAACAGCAGACCCTGAAGATTATTCGCGACGCGTTCGAGATCGTCAACGACCGCACCGAGGAGAACCCCGTCCAGGTCCTCGTCACCGCTGTCGAGAACGCGGCGCCACGCGAGGAGACCGTCCGCCTGAAGTACGGCGGTATCTCGGTCCCCAAGGCCGTCGACGTCGCGCCCCAGCGCCGCGTCGACCAGGCCCTGAAGTTCATCGCCGAAGGTGCACACAGCGCCTCGTTCAAGTCGCCGACGTCGGCTTCGGAAGCGCTCGCCAGCCAGCTCATCGGCGCGTCGAACTACGACGTCCAGACGTACGCGATCAACCAGAAAGAGGAGAAAGAACGCGTCGCGGCCGCTGCGAGATAA
- a CDS encoding HalX domain-containing protein, with translation MVSDAEVLSAVYDVRCIDFDRSILDQLEAGDDVILVDWELESPDPRGVLDALSQSAPSTPILAVASDVPTDDPVDRGADEYLVTPVSVEKLRSTIDRLVLQHAYEEAMCEYFRLATERALLENEREAGVDVDERYEQVVADLHEWRERADSIRAEFSREGFDRALRRLLSE, from the coding sequence GTGGTATCGGATGCTGAGGTCCTCTCCGCGGTGTACGACGTTCGCTGCATCGACTTCGACCGATCGATCCTGGATCAACTCGAGGCGGGCGACGACGTCATCCTCGTCGACTGGGAACTCGAGAGTCCGGACCCCAGAGGGGTACTCGATGCGCTCAGCCAGAGCGCGCCATCGACGCCTATCCTCGCAGTCGCGAGCGACGTCCCGACGGACGACCCCGTCGACCGTGGTGCCGACGAGTATCTGGTGACGCCCGTCTCGGTCGAGAAACTGCGGTCGACGATCGATCGACTGGTTCTCCAGCACGCCTACGAGGAGGCGATGTGCGAGTACTTTCGACTCGCGACAGAGCGGGCGTTACTCGAGAACGAACGCGAAGCGGGTGTCGATGTCGACGAACGATACGAACAGGTAGTGGCTGACTTGCACGAGTGGCGAGAACGAGCGGATTCGATCAGAGCGGAGTTCTCGCGCGAGGGGTTCGACCGGGCACTTCGTCGGTTACTCAGTGAATAA
- a CDS encoding DUF7503 family protein, with protein MTELSDYLKNHPRMIGVLFTAMLLLSQAGTVAAGNSGAYTGP; from the coding sequence ATGACGGAACTTAGCGACTACCTGAAGAACCACCCACGAATGATTGGCGTCCTGTTCACGGCCATGCTGTTGCTGTCCCAGGCCGGAACGGTTGCGGCGGGGAACAGCGGTGCTTACACCGGCCCTTAA
- a CDS encoding DUF7504 family protein, producing the protein MLSGKDCRDGTTERAFADELSRLKRRGASVLVTGVVEADQRQVIASRLLGTAPEEDRKRIVISTPGTEFDIERLVDDAGSGTAEIVSYQGTARSVSAGTTETAETAKTTGIATPSAPPTPGTEAPMTTAETLGDVGVAVSSAIERFERDGDSGLEPGMLRVGVDSLVPFLEEYGKEAVFQCLHLLNGRTRAAGGIAHYQLPIERDASTVSILTPLFDVVVELRERNGVAQERWLLTESNLSTGWVPITQ; encoded by the coding sequence ATGCTTTCGGGGAAGGATTGTCGTGATGGGACGACGGAGCGCGCATTTGCCGACGAACTATCCCGGTTGAAACGACGAGGGGCGAGCGTCCTCGTGACCGGTGTCGTCGAGGCCGACCAGCGACAGGTGATCGCTAGCCGGTTGCTCGGAACGGCTCCCGAGGAAGATCGGAAGCGCATCGTGATTTCGACGCCTGGGACGGAGTTCGACATCGAGCGCCTGGTCGACGACGCAGGTTCCGGGACCGCCGAAATCGTCAGTTACCAGGGCACGGCCCGTAGCGTCTCGGCGGGGACGACGGAAACGGCGGAAACGGCGAAGACGACGGGAATCGCGACTCCGTCAGCACCACCGACACCAGGTACCGAAGCGCCAATGACGACCGCCGAAACCCTCGGCGACGTCGGCGTCGCCGTCTCGAGCGCCATCGAACGATTCGAACGCGATGGCGACAGCGGCCTCGAACCCGGCATGCTTCGCGTTGGCGTCGACTCGCTCGTGCCGTTCCTCGAGGAGTACGGCAAGGAAGCCGTGTTCCAGTGTCTGCACTTACTCAACGGACGGACTCGAGCGGCCGGCGGCATCGCCCACTACCAGCTCCCCATCGAACGCGATGCGAGCACCGTTTCGATCCTCACCCCCCTGTTCGACGTCGTCGTCGAACTTCGAGAACGGAACGGCGTCGCCCAGGAGCGATGGTTGCTCACAGAGAGCAATCTCTCCACCGGCTGGGTACCGATAACCCAGTGA
- a CDS encoding DUF5781 family protein has product MDLRIQGPGPAAPFLSAQDLFETECDLSLPVYVHLRDDPDERTWAAHHDDRHVLNISRQAASSAMARELALHEFAHMARHEQDHPSHVQSTAEVLYLALAGQRVEQYKLSHCYQIANHMKDIYADDITLSVGPGEKLLAFLESSLATALRDRPATPPGSTPGVERLSPAADPDITAVNAAFALALAERHDLLEADHRLYDLAHAAAMDAPQIDFEAFRRRFRELSQDPDPSTYRQVLVETTRSYVGEGTRAAD; this is encoded by the coding sequence ATGGATTTGCGCATACAGGGACCGGGACCCGCCGCCCCGTTTCTCAGCGCCCAGGACCTGTTCGAAACCGAGTGTGACCTCTCACTCCCCGTCTACGTCCACCTGCGTGACGACCCCGACGAGCGGACCTGGGCCGCTCACCACGACGACCGACACGTGCTCAACATCTCGAGGCAGGCTGCGTCCTCGGCGATGGCGCGCGAACTCGCGCTTCACGAGTTCGCACACATGGCCCGCCACGAGCAGGACCACCCCTCACACGTCCAGTCGACGGCGGAGGTTCTCTACCTCGCGCTGGCCGGGCAACGCGTCGAGCAGTACAAGCTCTCACACTGCTACCAGATCGCCAACCACATGAAAGACATCTACGCCGACGACATCACGCTCTCGGTCGGTCCCGGGGAAAAGCTACTGGCGTTCCTCGAGTCCTCGCTCGCGACCGCCCTCCGTGATCGGCCGGCGACGCCGCCGGGATCGACCCCTGGCGTCGAACGACTCTCACCTGCCGCCGATCCCGATATCACCGCCGTCAACGCGGCCTTCGCGCTCGCACTCGCCGAGCGACACGACTTGCTCGAGGCCGACCATCGCCTGTACGACCTCGCCCATGCAGCGGCGATGGACGCCCCCCAGATCGACTTCGAGGCGTTCCGGCGGCGGTTCCGGGAACTCAGCCAGGATCCCGACCCGAGCACCTATCGGCAGGTGCTCGTCGAGACCACCCGGTCGTACGTCGGCGAGGGGACTCGAGCGGCGGATTGA
- a CDS encoding elongation factor EF-2: MGRRKKIVQECERLMDDPENIRNIAIAAHVDHGKTTLSDNLLAGAGMISDDTAGQQLAMDTEEDEQERGITIDAANVSMTHEYEDTNHLINLIDTPGHVDFGGDVTRAMRAVDGALVVVDAVEGAMPQTETVLRQALREGVKPALFINKVDRLISELQEGPQEMQERLLSVIHDVNDLIRGMTEEMDDVDDWSVSVEDGTVGFGSALYKWGVSMPSMQRTGMDFGDIMELERNDERQELHERTPLSDVVLDMVCEHFPNPVDAQPRRIPRIWRGDSESELAETMRFVDESGEVVFMVTDISMDPHAGEIASGRVFSGTLEKGQELYVSGTAGTNRVQSVGIYMGGEREEVENVPAGNIAAVTGLRDAIAGSTVSSIEMTPFESIEHISEPVITKAVEAKTMDDLPKLIETLRQVSKEDPTIQITINEDTGEHLISGQGELHLEVITQRIEANQGIPVNTGEPIVVYREAVQRPSDTVEGISPNRHNRFYISAEPLTQELIETIQLGEASMDMPELERREALQEAGLDKDTSQNVEHIHGTNILIDDTKGIQHLNETMELVIEGLEEALDNGPLAAEPVQGTLIRLHDAKLHEDTIHRGPAQVIPATREAVHKSLIDAHIKLLEPMQDVRIDVPNEHMGAASGEIQGRRGQVDDMYQEGDLMVVEGVAPVEEMIGFSSDIRSATEGRAAWNTENAGFDVMADSLQRETIMEIRERKGMKLELPPSIDYI; this comes from the coding sequence ATGGGCCGACGCAAAAAGATCGTCCAAGAGTGTGAACGGCTGATGGACGACCCGGAGAACATCCGGAACATCGCCATCGCCGCTCACGTCGACCACGGAAAAACGACCCTCTCCGACAACCTCCTCGCGGGCGCCGGTATGATCTCCGATGATACTGCCGGCCAGCAGCTCGCGATGGACACGGAAGAAGACGAGCAGGAACGTGGGATCACCATCGACGCGGCGAACGTCTCGATGACCCACGAGTACGAGGATACCAACCACCTCATCAACCTCATCGACACGCCGGGCCACGTCGACTTCGGTGGCGACGTCACCCGGGCGATGCGCGCCGTCGACGGTGCGCTCGTCGTCGTCGACGCCGTCGAGGGTGCCATGCCCCAGACCGAAACGGTCCTGCGGCAGGCCCTTCGCGAGGGCGTCAAGCCCGCGCTGTTCATCAACAAGGTCGATCGCCTGATCTCCGAACTGCAGGAAGGCCCACAGGAGATGCAAGAGCGTCTCCTCTCGGTCATCCACGACGTCAACGACCTCATCCGCGGCATGACCGAGGAGATGGACGACGTCGACGACTGGTCCGTCTCCGTCGAAGACGGCACCGTCGGCTTCGGCTCCGCCCTCTACAAGTGGGGCGTCTCGATGCCGTCGATGCAGCGCACCGGCATGGACTTCGGCGACATCATGGAACTCGAGCGCAACGACGAGCGCCAGGAACTCCACGAGCGGACGCCGCTCTCGGACGTCGTGCTGGACATGGTCTGTGAGCACTTCCCGAATCCGGTCGACGCCCAGCCCCGTCGTATCCCCCGGATCTGGCGCGGCGACAGCGAGTCCGAACTCGCCGAGACGATGCGATTCGTCGACGAGTCCGGCGAGGTCGTCTTCATGGTCACCGACATCTCCATGGACCCCCACGCCGGTGAAATCGCTTCGGGCCGCGTCTTCTCGGGCACCCTCGAGAAGGGCCAGGAGCTATACGTGTCGGGCACCGCAGGCACGAACCGCGTCCAGTCCGTCGGCATCTACATGGGTGGCGAGCGCGAGGAAGTCGAGAACGTCCCTGCAGGGAACATCGCCGCAGTCACCGGCCTGCGCGACGCCATCGCCGGCTCGACCGTCTCGAGCATCGAGATGACGCCGTTCGAGTCCATCGAGCACATCTCCGAGCCCGTCATCACGAAGGCGGTCGAGGCGAAGACGATGGACGACCTGCCGAAGCTCATCGAAACGCTTCGCCAGGTCTCGAAGGAAGACCCCACGATCCAGATCACGATCAACGAGGACACCGGCGAGCACCTGATCTCCGGGCAGGGTGAACTTCACCTCGAGGTCATCACCCAGCGTATCGAGGCCAACCAGGGCATCCCGGTCAACACCGGTGAACCGATCGTCGTCTACCGCGAGGCCGTCCAGCGACCGAGCGACACGGTCGAGGGCATCTCGCCCAACCGCCACAACCGTTTCTACATCTCCGCCGAGCCGCTGACCCAGGAGCTGATCGAGACGATCCAGCTCGGCGAAGCCTCGATGGACATGCCCGAACTCGAGCGCCGCGAAGCGCTCCAGGAGGCCGGCCTCGACAAGGACACCTCCCAGAACGTCGAGCACATCCACGGGACGAACATCCTCATCGACGACACGAAGGGGATTCAGCACCTGAACGAGACGATGGAACTCGTCATCGAGGGGCTCGAGGAGGCCCTCGACAACGGGCCACTGGCCGCCGAGCCGGTCCAGGGAACCCTGATCCGGCTGCACGACGCGAAGCTCCACGAGGACACCATCCATCGCGGTCCGGCACAGGTCATCCCCGCGACGCGGGAGGCCGTCCACAAGTCGCTGATCGACGCCCACATCAAGCTGCTCGAGCCGATGCAGGACGTCCGGATCGACGTGCCCAACGAGCACATGGGCGCCGCCTCCGGCGAGATCCAGGGCCGCCGTGGCCAGGTTGACGACATGTACCAGGAGGGCGACCTCATGGTCGTCGAAGGCGTCGCGCCGGTCGAAGAGATGATCGGGTTCTCGAGCGACATCCGTTCGGCCACCGAGGGTCGTGCGGCCTGGAACACCGAGAACGCCGGCTTCGACGTCATGGCCGACTCGCTCCAGCGCGAGACGATCATGGAGATCCGCGAGCGCAAGGGCATGAAGCTCGAGTTGCCGCCGTCGATCGACTACATCTAA
- a CDS encoding fumarylacetoacetate hydrolase family protein, with translation MRLARLLTPNGPISGQLEVGTATPDDGYDGAVLRADDGTYEVGRDGRLLPPCEPSALYCVGRNYADTLEQMNYERPDEPDFFIKPPTSVLGHGQPIPYPAFTDELTYAGELAAVIDRRCRNLEPEQVPEVVRGYTIVNDVDALDQQGRTARKAFDGSAPLGPWLVTDVDPTRLEMWTDVAGERRQEASTELMLFDPFEVVAFLSERFTLRPGDVVAFGSPANPGLLEPGDTVEITYEGVGTLRNVVE, from the coding sequence CCCCATCTCGGGCCAGCTCGAGGTCGGGACCGCAACCCCCGACGACGGCTACGACGGCGCCGTCCTCCGCGCCGACGACGGCACCTACGAGGTCGGCCGGGACGGCCGCCTCCTCCCACCGTGTGAGCCCTCGGCGCTGTACTGCGTCGGGAGAAACTACGCCGACACGCTCGAGCAGATGAACTACGAGCGCCCGGACGAACCGGACTTCTTCATCAAACCTCCCACCTCCGTGCTCGGACACGGACAGCCGATTCCGTACCCGGCGTTCACCGACGAACTGACCTACGCGGGCGAGCTGGCGGCGGTGATCGACCGACGCTGTCGGAACCTCGAGCCCGAACAGGTCCCCGAAGTCGTCCGCGGCTACACGATCGTAAACGATGTCGACGCCCTCGACCAGCAGGGTCGAACCGCCCGGAAGGCCTTCGACGGGTCGGCGCCGCTGGGCCCGTGGCTCGTGACCGACGTCGATCCGACGCGCCTCGAGATGTGGACCGACGTCGCCGGGGAGCGTCGCCAGGAGGCGAGCACCGAGTTGATGCTGTTCGATCCCTTCGAAGTCGTCGCCTTCCTCTCTGAGCGGTTCACCCTCCGACCCGGCGACGTGGTCGCCTTCGGCAGCCCGGCGAATCCGGGTCTGCTCGAGCCCGGCGATACCGTCGAGATCACGTACGAGGGCGTGGGAACGCTGCGTAACGTCGTCGAGTAA